A segment of the Manis javanica isolate MJ-LG chromosome 10, MJ_LKY, whole genome shotgun sequence genome:
AGGGAAGTGTTTGGGCAGCAGGTGTGAGCAGCAGGTGTGAGCAGGCTTTCCCAAGAGGGCTGGAATGGCCAGGAGAGCCGGGTCTGCAGCCAGCTGCATGGGGCTCACCGTGTGTCTGCCCCAGGTGGGTCTTTACACAGTCCTGCCGAATGGATGCCAGGCCACACGAGCCTGACCCAGGGTTCAGAAGGGTGGTTTCTGTTAGTCAGCGAACCCTCCTGTAGCACTTGACTCGCCAGTGCTTGTCTGCGCCGCCCTCTCTGACAGCTAGTGAGGGGCACTGTCATTGACCCAgcacagaggccagggatgtGCCCACAGTCACTGCACCATCCATCCAGAGCCTGGGCTTGGGTCACAAGCAGCCTGCCAGCAGACTCCCAAGTATGCGAGAGTCCTGGAAGCACCCATCTGGCTCCCACCTTTGTGCCTGCCCTTCCAGCTCAGGGACATGCCCTCCGCTAGGCCCTGTGGGAACAGTTCAGGCTGGTCCCTGCCCTGGAACCACAATGCAGGGCAGTCAGTGTCGTGAAGATTGAGCAGGGCAGGCCGGGAAGGCTGCCTGCAGGAAGTGGAGATCTGAGGACGGCAGCAGtcccagagggagcagcagaaaCACCACAGCCTCCAGGCCACAGGATGGGTGGGCAAGGCTGGGAGAGGTGCCCGAAAGCAGCTGAGAGGCTGGAACCAGCGCCAGAGTGCGGGCCTGTGGTCACTGAAGGGTGtcagcagaggcaggcagggagggcggGCGGGcagagaatgaggaagagaagGGCCCGGGAGGCCCTCCCAGTCCTGGGGTGAGGGGGCTACCTGACGCACACACACTCCTGCTCCCACCGAAACCcctccttcaccccttcccaaccCTACCACAGTCCCAGCCGCCACCTGCTTTTAGGGTAATggctccagcctcctccctgaAGCCCCCTCTCCATCCCTCCAGCAACTGCTTGCTGAGCAGGTAGGGAAGACAGGAAGGACCGAGCAGGGCCCTGAGCGCCAGCCGTCCAGGTGGGAGGGGACAGAAGAGAGGGAGCCCTAAGGCAGGGTGCCTGGGCTGGAGCCCTGAAGGCTGCACTTTGATGTTTTGAATGGGGGATCCCAGCGCCCCTCAGTTTATTCTCAGCAAGCGCAGGGGGTCACGGCAGGAGCAGCCCCCCAACAGGCTCCCGGCCACACAGCGAGGGCGAGTAAGTGTTCCGGCTTGTGCGCCCTAGAGGTGTGTCCCCAGTACCTCCCACTTGGACCACTGCCCCCTTCCCGCTCCCAGACTTTACCCTGAGCACACTCAGCACCCGTCTTTCTGCAGAACGCTGGCCTCTTTCCAATATGAGACAGTGACTCGTTTGCTTTCTGTCTGCCTCCCCCTTGAAGAATGTCGGCTCCCAGCAGGATGTCTGGCAGTTAGGTCCTTGGCTGCTGGGCTCACCTCTGCCCTAGTGAGATGGAGCCCCTCACCCCCAGAGCCCCTTGGCCAGACTTCAGTCAGTCTCTCCTTAGCCCTGTGCACAGGCCTCCCCAGTATCAGCAGGAATCCCCACTCTTGAGATCTGATCAGACCCTCATCTCCACCCTTGAAATCTGGTCAACTCCTCATCCCCACCCTTGAGAGCTGATCAAGTCCCGTCCCCACCCTTAAGATCTgaccctcctgcctgccttcagTAAGAATCCTGTCAAGTCTGTTCTGCAAGAATTCCCAACCCTACGTGTCTCCTTGTAGCAGTTTCCCACCCACCGGTGACTCTGCTCTTTGGGGATCATCACAGCTGCCTCTGCTGTATTCAGAATGGAGCCCAGTCTCTTTCCCCTATTGGAACGGttttgaataaagtcttccttcctattttagCAAATGTCTGAGCACCTATTTCTTCATTAAGCCCACTCCACCCTCTacccctacctccccaccccccagcagaATCCCAGGTGCCTGAGGATATTGGGATGGGCCCTGGGGTCTGCACCACCTGTTGGGAGGGGCCTAGGGTGGTTGTTTAATGCTCAAGGTGCTCTGGGGCAGAGCAGACCTAACTGCTAGAGAGCTGCTTCCATCTCCTGAGTCCTGGCGGGTCAGCTGCTCAGGTAGGCTGAAGTCAGGGCGAAGGGGGCTGGGGGCCCTTCCTGTGCTGACACATTAACCTGCTGAGGCCGGGAGGACGGCGGATGGTCACTCATTACCGAGGGCCAAGGCCAAGGGGCTGGGTGGCACCGGGTCACTTATGTAACCTGTGCGCATATATAGGGGTACACAGGCCTGAGGACCTGCCCACCTGCCGGCTCTGCACGGCCTCAGGATGGAGGTGATCGTGGTGAGTACCCAGACCCAGTGCACAAGTGGCCCTGCTGATTGCTCACCCAGCGGCCAGCTAGCCCTCATGGAAAGTAGGGGCagccccctgccctctcccagcaGGTTCCTGCCGGTCTGCTCACCCGGTCAAAGggctccctccttcctgctgtgGTTTAGCTGGGGTAAGGGTCAACAGCACCCCCACCCACAGACTCCCGAGTCCTGAAAaggacctgggggtgggggtgctgtgcACTCCCACGTGGTGTCCCTGTACCTGCATGTCTCTCTGGAAGCAGGTGACCAGACTAGGCCACAGGCAACGCTGGTGCAGGGGCCAGACATCTGCTGGGAGGGCTGTGCCTGGGGGTGCCCACACTGGGCTGCTGGCCCATCTCTTGAGTCCGATGCCCCTCGGGGTGTCCTTGCTTTCTCATGGAGATGGCATCATGCTGATGGCTCCAATCCCCTCCCAACCAGGGCCCAGACCCTTCCCTGGTCTACCGGCCTGATGTGGACCCAGAGAGAGCCAAAGAGAAGGGCAGCTTCCGTGACTACACTGTGAGGACCCCGACCCCCACCCTgtgctgcccccagccccaccctttcCTGGAGAGGCAGCACAGCCCTTGGCACATGTTGGGGGGCACCCTTGGGGAAGCCCACATGCACACCAGTGGGGCCAGGCTTGGGAGATGGGAGGTGGCGGGCCCCTGGCTGTGCAGCTGCCCGGTTGACCCTACGGCTTGCAGTCCGGCCCGCTCCTGGACCGCGTCTTCACCACCTACAAGCTCATGCATACTTGGCAGACTGTGGACTTCGTCAGGAAGAAGGTACCTGACCGACTCCTTTACCGCAGCTCTGAGGGTGGggccaccctcccccaccccagcaccaagTGGATGGAGAGGCGCTGGGCCTTGCCAACCTGTGCCCATGATGATCTCTCCCCTCCTGACCCAGCACGCCCAGTTTGGGGGCTTTTCCTACAAGAAAATGACTGTCCTGGAGGCTGTGGACATGCTGAATGGGCTGGTGGATGAGTCAGACCCAGATGTGGACTTCCCCAACTCTTTCCATGCCTTCCAGACTGCAGAGGGCATCCGGAAAGCCCACCCTGACAAGGGTGCGCCCCCCCCCCAGCCTGccctggggtgtggtgggggccCTGCCCCCTAGCCCCTGCGCCCCCCACAGTCTGCCctgctctctccttcccagaCTGGTTCCACCTTGTGGGGCTCCTGCATGACCTGGGGAAGGTCCTGGCTCTGGCAGGGGAGCCCCAGGTAAGTACAGAGGTGGAGGGGGGTCAGCAAGATGGGGCTGGGGCAGGCCAGTCACACCCACCTGTGGCCCCTGGTCCCTCCCCAGTGGGCAGTCGTTGGAGACACCTTTCCGGTCGGCTGCCGTCCCCAGGCCTCCGTGGTTTTCTGTGACTCCACCTTCCAGGACAACCCCGACCTCCAGGATCCTCGATACAggtgcccctcccccatggctacccccccccccccaccgccgGCTGCTCCTGGCCCCCTCACcttctgcctctccctgcagcACAGAGCTCGGCATGTATCAGCCACACTGCGGGCTCAGGAACGTGCTGATGTCGTGGGGCCATGACGGTGAGGCGAGTTAGACTGGGACAACAGGGACTGCGGTGGGGCCGCCCCACCCCGTGCCACATGGTGACCCCTCTCTCCCGCAGAGTACATGTACCAGGTGATGAAGTTCAACAAATTCTCCCTCCCTCAAGAGGTAGGTGGGGGAAGGGGCCTGGCCGAGGGCCCTGCCCAGCTCTGTCCAGCCTGCAGGGTGgcttcctcctgccccaggccttCTACATGATCCGATTCCACTCCTTCTACCCGTGGCACACGGGCGGTGACTACATGCAGCTCTGCAGCGAGCAGGACCTGGCCATCCTGCCCTGGGTGCAGGAGTTCAAGTAGGGCCCtgccttgggggtggggtggtagggcagggaggaaggactgGAGTCCTGAGCTCCTTCACAAGGCactgcccctcccctgctgcaGCAAGTTTGACCTCTACACCAAGTGCCCCGACCTGCCGGATGTGGATGAGCTGCGGCCCTACTACCAGGGCCTCATCGACAAGTACTGCCCTGGTGTCCTGAGCTGGTGACCAGCCTGCCCGCCTGGCCCAGGCCAGGCCCACTGCCCCAGTGTGACAGCCCTGTCAGCACAGTGATGAGCCGTCCCCCAGCCTTGCTGGGAGACCCCATAGCCCTCTTACGGCCAGCACTGGCCGCTCTGGCAGCCTCTCTGCCCAGTGACAATAAAGGCCTTGAAGCAGCCTGAGTCTGACCCTCATGGGGCTGTGGCCTCTCGGACATGGTGTCTCACTGCGCCTCCTGCCATGAACATCTTCTCGTCCCCCAGATCCAGTGTCAGACCCCGGGGT
Coding sequences within it:
- the MIOX gene encoding inositol oxygenase isoform X2 produces the protein MEVIVGPDPSLVYRPDVDPERAKEKGSFRDYTSGPLLDRVFTTYKLMHTWQTVDFVRKKHAQFGGFSYKKMTVLEAVDMLNGLVDESDPDVDFPNSFHAFQTAEGIRKAHPDKDWFHLVGLLHDLGKVLALAGEPQWAVVGDTFPVGCRPQASVVFCDSTFQDNPDLQDPRYSTELGMYQPHCGLRNVLMSWGHDEYMYQVMKFNKFSLPQEAFYMIRFHSFYPWHTGGDYMQLCSEQDLAILPWVQEFNKFDLYTKCPDLPDVDELRPYYQGLIDKYCPGVLSW
- the MIOX gene encoding inositol oxygenase isoform X4, encoding MEVIVGPDPSLVYRPDVDPERAKEKGSFRDYTSGPLLDRVFTTYKLMHTWQTVDFVRKKHAQFGGFSYKKMTVLEAVDMLNGLVDESDPDVDFPNSFHAFQTAEGIRKAHPDKDWFHLVGLLHDLGKVLALAGEPQASVVFCDSTFQDNPDLQDPRYSTELGMYQPHCGLRNVLMSWGHDEYMYQVMKFNKFSLPQEAFYMIRFHSFYPWHTGGDYMQLCSEQDLAILPWVQEFNKFDLYTKCPDLPDVDELRPYYQGLIDKYCPGVLSW
- the MIOX gene encoding inositol oxygenase isoform X1, whose protein sequence is MEVIVGPDPSLVYRPDVDPERAKEKGSFRDYTSGPLLDRVFTTYKLMHTWQTVDFVRKKHAQFGGFSYKKMTVLEAVDMLNGLVDESDPDVDFPNSFHAFQTAEGIRKAHPDKVCPALSFPDWFHLVGLLHDLGKVLALAGEPQWAVVGDTFPVGCRPQASVVFCDSTFQDNPDLQDPRYSTELGMYQPHCGLRNVLMSWGHDEYMYQVMKFNKFSLPQEAFYMIRFHSFYPWHTGGDYMQLCSEQDLAILPWVQEFNKFDLYTKCPDLPDVDELRPYYQGLIDKYCPGVLSW
- the MIOX gene encoding inositol oxygenase isoform X3, coding for MEVIVGPDPSLVYRPDVDPERAKEKGSFRDYTSGPLLDRVFTTYKLMHTWQTVDFVRKKHAQFGGFSYKKMTVLEAVDMLNGLVDESDPDVDFPNSFHAFQTAEGIRKAHPDKVCPALSFPDWFHLVGLLHDLGKVLALAGEPQASVVFCDSTFQDNPDLQDPRYSTELGMYQPHCGLRNVLMSWGHDEYMYQVMKFNKFSLPQEAFYMIRFHSFYPWHTGGDYMQLCSEQDLAILPWVQEFNKFDLYTKCPDLPDVDELRPYYQGLIDKYCPGVLSW